Proteins from a genomic interval of Deltaproteobacteria bacterium:
- a CDS encoding transposase, which translates to MPSVKKEKVSKTKVRHHYSSEDKQKILAEAEKDGETISSIARKHDISASQLFLWKKQLNGKSKKTSVLPPESSPLTQNNYQEYIAELERVLGKKTVEVEQLKEKLGSFA; encoded by the coding sequence ATGCCCAGTGTCAAGAAAGAAAAGGTATCAAAAACTAAGGTACGCCATCACTACTCATCCGAAGATAAACAAAAAATTCTTGCTGAAGCAGAAAAAGACGGTGAGACCATTTCTTCCATTGCCCGCAAACACGATATATCAGCAAGTCAGTTGTTTTTATGGAAAAAGCAGTTGAATGGAAAGTCTAAAAAGACTTCTGTCCTACCCCCGGAATCCTCCCCCCTAACTCAAAACAATTATCAAGAATACATTGCCGAACTAGAAAGAGTGTTGGGTAAAAAAACGGTAGAGGTTGAGCAGTTGAAGGAAAAGCTTGGGAGTTTTGCGTGA
- the rfbF gene encoding glucose-1-phosphate cytidylyltransferase: MKVVILAGGLGTRISEETHLKPKPMIEVGAKPILWHILKLYSAYGANDFIICCGYKGYVIKEYFANYFLYNSDVTFDMSSNKMEVHQNSSEPWKITLVDTGENTMTGGRLKRVQNYLGDEDFCFTYGDGLSSVNISSLIDFHKKQKTLATLTATQPPGRFGSIKILENKIESFEEKPQGDGAWINGGFFVLSPKVFGYIKGDESIWEREPLEKLVEEGQLSAFKHQGFWQPMDTLRDKNHLEELWASGKAPWKVW; encoded by the coding sequence GTGAAAGTAGTAATTTTAGCGGGGGGGTTGGGTACTCGTATATCAGAGGAGACGCACTTAAAGCCCAAGCCTATGATAGAAGTTGGTGCTAAGCCAATATTATGGCATATACTTAAGTTATATTCTGCATATGGGGCTAATGATTTTATAATTTGTTGTGGTTATAAAGGTTATGTAATTAAAGAATATTTTGCCAACTATTTTTTGTATAACTCAGATGTTACTTTCGATATGAGTAGTAACAAAATGGAAGTACATCAAAATAGCTCTGAACCATGGAAGATAACATTAGTAGATACAGGTGAAAACACAATGACGGGTGGGCGTTTGAAGAGAGTTCAAAATTATCTGGGGGACGAAGATTTTTGTTTCACTTACGGGGATGGCTTATCAAGTGTGAATATATCTAGTTTGATTGATTTTCACAAAAAACAAAAAACTCTTGCAACCCTGACTGCCACTCAGCCTCCAGGTAGATTTGGTTCCATTAAGATTTTAGAAAATAAGATTGAAAGTTTTGAAGAAAAACCCCAAGGCGACGGGGCTTGGATTAATGGAGGTTTTTTTGTGCTTTCTCCGAAGGTTTTTGGATATATAAAAGGGGATGAGTCAATTTGGGAAAGGGAACCTTTAGAAAAGTTAGTTGAAGAAGGCCAGCTTTCAGCTTTCAAGCACCAAGGTTTTTGGCAGCCTATGGATACATTGAGAGATAAAAACCACTTAGAAGAGCTCTGGGCCTCGGGTAAGGCACCATGGAAAGTTTGGTAA
- a CDS encoding type II toxin-antitoxin system VapC family toxin codes for MYLADTNIFLEVLLNQQRSDDVVELFSKTPLEKIFISEFSFYSIGLFLLNRKKSDLFLKFIDDLFLNGQLQVLKLEPLHMKQLIENSKQFSLDFDDAYQYTIIQVYSLVLISFDKDFDRTMAGRKTPKEICG; via the coding sequence ATGTATCTTGCTGACACCAATATTTTTCTTGAAGTTTTACTCAACCAGCAAAGGTCGGATGATGTGGTTGAACTTTTTTCAAAGACACCCCTAGAAAAAATATTTATCTCAGAGTTTTCTTTTTATTCAATAGGTTTGTTTCTACTCAATCGAAAAAAATCAGACTTGTTTCTCAAATTCATAGACGATTTGTTTCTAAATGGGCAATTACAGGTTCTTAAACTGGAGCCTCTTCACATGAAACAACTGATTGAGAATTCTAAACAGTTTAGCTTAGACTTTGATGATGCTTATCAATATACCATTATCCAAGTATACAGCCTTGTTTTGATAAGCTTTGATAAAGACTTTGATCGCACTATGGCAGGAAGAAAAACTCCGAAGGAAATATGTGGTTAA
- a CDS encoding UPF0175 family protein, translated as MNSQISIDVPQEILLGVHVNAEEFAKIMKWKVAISLFDEGKIASGMAAQWLNVSRLHFLSKAMESGACLLEDSQDDFRRETSLL; from the coding sequence ATGAATAGCCAAATATCCATAGATGTTCCTCAGGAAATTTTATTAGGGGTGCATGTCAATGCAGAGGAGTTTGCAAAAATTATGAAATGGAAAGTTGCAATTTCCTTGTTTGACGAAGGTAAAATTGCATCGGGTATGGCGGCACAGTGGTTGAATGTTTCGAGGTTACATTTTTTATCAAAAGCAATGGAAAGCGGAGCTTGTTTGCTAGAAGATAGTCAGGATGATTTTAGGAGAGAAACCTCATTGTTATGA
- a CDS encoding 7-carboxy-7-deazaguanine synthase QueE, with amino-acid sequence MSEAQLIEIFSSIQGEGLRLGEMQTFVRFQGCSLRCRWCDTPENFNPKKNYRVEDLPFSGTWSEHPNSISAEKLLQFLSHFKNTWVSFTGGEPLEQADFLEECLKIAPKHFRFLLETGGFLPGELERIISYLHCVSMDIKLPSSTQTGEYWIQHGEFLKVAQRAPQFYVKMVLTEKTVEEELQRALHLIASINEKTPVILQPVSAIKGFSEWVSIKKIAHFYQLSSQFKMPLKIIPQVHKGMGVN; translated from the coding sequence TTGAGTGAAGCTCAACTGATAGAAATATTTTCTTCCATTCAAGGCGAAGGTCTACGTCTGGGAGAAATGCAGACCTTCGTTCGCTTTCAAGGTTGTTCTTTGCGTTGTCGCTGGTGTGACACCCCAGAAAATTTCAATCCAAAGAAAAATTATCGTGTGGAAGACCTTCCTTTTTCTGGAACTTGGAGTGAACATCCCAATTCCATTTCTGCAGAAAAACTGCTTCAATTCTTAAGTCATTTCAAAAATACTTGGGTCAGTTTCACCGGCGGAGAGCCTCTGGAACAGGCCGATTTTTTAGAAGAGTGTTTAAAAATTGCTCCGAAGCATTTCCGGTTTTTGCTGGAAACCGGCGGATTTTTACCTGGTGAGCTCGAAAGAATAATTTCTTACCTTCACTGCGTAAGCATGGATATTAAATTGCCCAGCTCCACCCAAACGGGAGAGTATTGGATTCAACACGGCGAGTTTTTAAAGGTTGCCCAGAGGGCCCCACAGTTTTACGTTAAAATGGTGCTGACTGAAAAGACAGTGGAAGAAGAGCTGCAGCGGGCTTTACACTTGATTGCCTCGATCAATGAAAAGACCCCCGTGATCTTGCAGCCTGTATCGGCGATAAAGGGTTTTTCAGAATGGGTGAGCATAAAAAAAATTGCTCATTTTTATCAGTTAAGTTCTCAGTTTAAAATGCCTCTCAAGATTATTCCCCAGGTACATAAGGGGATGGGGGTAAATTAA
- the rfbG gene encoding CDP-glucose 4,6-dehydratase produces MDLDFWKNKKVLITGNTGFKGSWLCLFLQNLNVNIVGYSLPPPTEPSLFKLAALDKSVKTFYEDVRDFEKLKKVLLEEKPEIVIHMAAQPLVRYSYKNPIETYSTNVMGTVNVLEAARYCDSLRAIVVVTSDKCYENKEWIWSYRENEPMGGYDPYSNSKGCAELVVSAYRNSFFNLNDYQKHGVALASARAGNVIGGGDWSEDRLIPDIMKSLLQNEKPIIRNPEAIRPWQHVLEPLCGYLLLAQKLYESKGKFAEAFNFGPVDEDAKPVSWIVDKLCKMWGANIEWVVDGADQAHEAAYLKLDSSKSRSVLGWKSRLNLEITLNWIVAWYKKLAIGEDIRFFSLEQVKIYQEFKYVTEKN; encoded by the coding sequence ATGGATTTAGATTTTTGGAAAAATAAAAAAGTTTTAATTACCGGAAATACCGGTTTTAAAGGAAGTTGGCTTTGTTTGTTTTTGCAAAATTTGAATGTTAATATTGTGGGATATTCTCTACCCCCTCCAACAGAGCCTTCTCTTTTTAAATTAGCTGCTTTAGATAAAAGCGTAAAAACATTCTACGAAGATGTTCGCGATTTTGAAAAGCTTAAGAAAGTTTTGTTAGAAGAAAAACCTGAAATTGTCATTCATATGGCAGCTCAGCCATTGGTACGATATTCTTATAAAAATCCTATTGAAACTTATTCGACTAATGTGATGGGCACAGTCAATGTACTTGAAGCAGCCCGTTATTGTGATTCACTTAGGGCTATTGTAGTTGTGACAAGTGACAAGTGCTACGAAAACAAAGAATGGATTTGGTCTTATCGAGAAAATGAACCCATGGGAGGATATGATCCCTACAGCAATAGTAAAGGTTGTGCGGAGTTAGTTGTTTCTGCTTATCGGAACTCTTTTTTTAATTTAAATGATTATCAAAAACATGGCGTCGCTTTAGCCTCGGCTCGCGCAGGTAATGTAATTGGTGGTGGTGATTGGTCCGAAGATCGTTTAATCCCAGATATAATGAAGTCTTTATTGCAAAATGAAAAACCCATCATACGCAACCCTGAGGCTATTCGACCTTGGCAGCATGTTCTGGAACCCTTATGTGGATACCTCTTGCTTGCTCAAAAACTTTATGAAAGTAAGGGAAAGTTTGCAGAAGCTTTTAATTTTGGTCCAGTGGATGAAGATGCAAAGCCAGTATCTTGGATAGTGGATAAGTTATGTAAAATGTGGGGGGCAAATATTGAGTGGGTGGTGGATGGTGCTGATCAAGCGCATGAGGCAGCTTATTTAAAGTTAGATTCATCCAAATCCCGATCTGTTTTGGGTTGGAAGTCAAGGTTGAATTTAGAGATTACATTAAACTGGATAGTGGCTTGGTATAAAAAATTGGCTATAGGTGAAGATATAAGGTTTTTTTCTCTAGAACAAGTCAAAATATATCAGGAGTTCAAATATGTCACAGAAAAAAACTAA
- a CDS encoding DUF366 family protein, protein MQSLQTRYVKKEIKYDGSQLCSHYIYDQYNLMGDAMLVFVGPCDVALQDMVDLQDVKLDSPIYSKSMLHFIIEHFGVSLENLVLRQRLLMAIIQQELLKKVPQKKILRWGDDLYENDSKLSVSIATLSPISGLIHAGVNVISKGTPVKTKGLGDYEVNPEELGRRVMEEYKEELKSIYLATCKVRAVS, encoded by the coding sequence ATGCAAAGTCTTCAAACAAGATATGTGAAAAAAGAAATCAAATACGATGGATCTCAACTGTGTTCCCATTATATTTATGATCAGTATAATCTCATGGGCGATGCCATGCTTGTCTTCGTAGGCCCCTGTGATGTGGCTTTGCAGGATATGGTCGATTTGCAGGATGTGAAGTTGGACAGTCCCATTTACTCAAAAAGCATGTTGCATTTTATCATCGAGCATTTTGGAGTAAGCCTTGAGAATCTTGTTTTAAGACAACGCTTGCTGATGGCGATTATTCAGCAGGAGCTTTTGAAGAAAGTGCCTCAAAAGAAAATCCTGCGTTGGGGAGATGACCTCTACGAAAATGATTCCAAGCTTTCGGTGTCTATTGCCACCCTCAGCCCCATTTCAGGCCTTATTCATGCGGGGGTGAATGTGATCAGCAAGGGGACACCGGTTAAAACAAAAGGCTTGGGAGATTATGAGGTGAATCCCGAAGAGTTGGGCAGACGAGTAATGGAGGAATACAAAGAAGAACTGAAATCCATTTATTTGGCGACTTGCAAGGTGAGGGCAGTGTCTTGA
- a CDS encoding methyltransferase domain-containing protein — translation MKINIQKNERCRICNSSSLKNFLTFDDMPFTDQIITPAKVGTEFSYPIDLFFCEECKVTQTLHDVEVQEYYRDYKYTSSSSEFTRSFMKMLSDNTFNKFELREGDHVIEIGSGDGEQLKYFKQKKMKVLGIEPSAELTNLSKERDVPTIQTLFNAETIDQIPKEFLPAQVVLLTYTFDHLPQPKQFLESVKRILDPNKGVLIIEIHDLSKIIARCETCLFEHEHSIYMTPLTIKETLERFGFKLLSTDLVPEKLRRGNSLLVAAALNNSSHKSDESVSFCADFTYLKQYKIYEEFAQKVAKSYSKMRSYVQSKISDGFKFAGYGGGGRGVMTLAMSGLTHKEINFLCDKNASFHGFLTPNTHVPIVSPEYLLQNFVDEVIVFSFGYLDEIKRELKDYLQKGGKLVSMLELLA, via the coding sequence ATGAAAATTAATATTCAAAAGAACGAACGTTGTCGAATTTGTAATTCTTCATCCCTCAAGAATTTTTTAACTTTTGATGATATGCCTTTTACCGATCAAATCATAACACCTGCTAAAGTTGGAACGGAATTTTCATATCCAATTGACCTGTTTTTTTGTGAAGAGTGCAAAGTTACACAAACATTACATGATGTGGAAGTACAAGAATACTATCGGGACTATAAATACACTTCTTCAAGCTCGGAGTTTACAAGAAGTTTTATGAAAATGTTGTCTGATAATACTTTTAATAAATTTGAATTGCGCGAAGGCGATCATGTTATTGAAATTGGATCAGGCGATGGCGAGCAATTAAAATATTTTAAGCAAAAAAAAATGAAAGTGTTGGGTATTGAACCTTCTGCAGAACTTACAAATTTGTCCAAAGAACGAGATGTGCCTACAATTCAAACTTTGTTTAATGCAGAAACAATTGATCAAATTCCAAAAGAGTTTTTACCTGCTCAAGTGGTGTTACTCACCTATACCTTCGATCATTTACCTCAACCTAAACAATTCCTTGAATCAGTAAAAAGAATTTTGGATCCAAATAAAGGGGTTCTCATTATAGAGATACATGACTTATCTAAAATTATTGCTCGATGTGAAACTTGTCTGTTTGAACATGAGCATTCTATTTACATGACTCCCTTAACAATTAAAGAAACCTTAGAACGATTTGGATTTAAACTTCTTAGCACAGATCTGGTTCCTGAAAAACTTAGAAGAGGAAATTCTCTTCTAGTGGCTGCAGCCCTCAATAATTCTTCTCACAAATCCGATGAAAGTGTTTCTTTCTGCGCTGATTTTACTTATCTTAAGCAATATAAAATCTATGAAGAATTTGCTCAAAAAGTTGCAAAATCTTATTCCAAGATGAGATCTTATGTACAAAGTAAAATATCTGACGGATTTAAATTTGCTGGCTATGGTGGGGGGGGGCGGGGTGTTATGACTTTAGCCATGTCGGGCCTCACTCATAAAGAGATTAATTTTTTATGTGATAAAAATGCTAGCTTTCATGGTTTTCTTACGCCAAATACTCATGTTCCCATAGTTTCACCTGAATATTTATTACAAAATTTTGTGGATGAGGTGATTGTATTTTCGTTTGGATATTTAGATGAAATAAAAAGAGAGCTTAAAGACTATCTGCAAAAGGGTGGTAAGCTTGTATCTATGTTGGAGCTTTTGGCATGA
- a CDS encoding type II toxin-antitoxin system VapC family toxin, with the protein MKKINTFMNYVTDTHSLVWYLTEDDRLSKQALRAFEATVQAGTIYIPALVLAEIQFISKKGKIVLSFEETLERVLNLKNFKFVPLELSILRIANQIKPNLEMHDKLIVATAIQLEATLITKDEDITLSNAVSVVW; encoded by the coding sequence ATGAAAAAAATTAATACTTTCATGAATTATGTAACAGACACTCATTCGCTGGTTTGGTATTTGACAGAAGATGATCGTTTGAGCAAGCAGGCTCTACGTGCCTTTGAAGCTACAGTCCAAGCTGGAACTATTTATATTCCAGCTCTTGTTTTGGCAGAAATTCAGTTCATTTCGAAGAAGGGTAAGATTGTGCTGTCTTTTGAAGAAACGCTTGAAAGAGTTTTGAATTTAAAAAATTTTAAATTTGTTCCTCTTGAGCTTTCCATTCTTAGAATTGCAAATCAAATTAAACCCAATCTTGAAATGCATGATAAGCTTATTGTTGCTACCGCCATTCAATTAGAGGCCACATTGATTACAAAGGATGAAGATATCACTCTATCAAATGCAGTAAGTGTTGTATGGTAA
- a CDS encoding sugar transferase: MELAKKMSISSPLTPHASRLTPDAPLPASNISRLTSPKISRSYLISKRVFDITFAILLLPFLLPLMAVIGVLIKLDSKGPVFFRHERIGYQGEAFKCFKFRTMMQGAQKILKDVLKQDPQSLEEWNKDFKLKNDPRITKIGKFLRKTSLDELPQILNVIKGEMSFVGPRPIIKDEIKMYGVDFEFYKNLKPGITGLWQVSGRNNVEYQSRVSLDKQYFFEQSLGLDILILIKTIPEVLKSRGAY; this comes from the coding sequence ATGGAACTAGCCAAAAAAATGAGTATATCCTCACCTCTAACTCCTCACGCCTCACGCCTGACGCCTGACGCTCCTCTTCCTGCGTCTAACATCTCACGTCTTACATCTCCCAAGATCTCCCGCTCCTATTTAATCAGCAAGCGTGTTTTTGATATTACGTTTGCCATTTTACTGCTTCCCTTCCTCCTACCCCTCATGGCAGTGATTGGGGTTTTGATAAAGCTAGATTCGAAGGGGCCGGTGTTTTTTAGGCATGAAAGAATTGGCTATCAGGGCGAAGCCTTTAAATGCTTTAAATTTCGCACAATGATGCAAGGTGCTCAAAAGATTCTAAAGGATGTCTTAAAACAAGACCCTCAATCTTTAGAAGAATGGAATAAAGATTTTAAGCTAAAAAATGATCCGCGTATTACAAAAATAGGAAAGTTTTTGAGAAAGACTAGCTTGGACGAATTGCCTCAAATCTTAAATGTTATCAAAGGTGAGATGAGTTTCGTGGGGCCTAGGCCCATCATAAAAGATGAAATTAAAATGTATGGGGTTGATTTTGAGTTTTATAAAAATTTAAAACCTGGAATTACTGGGCTTTGGCAGGTTAGTGGGAGAAATAATGTGGAATACCAGAGTCGTGTTTCTTTGGATAAACAATACTTTTTTGAGCAATCTCTTGGCTTAGATATTCTGATTCTTATCAAAACAATACCTGAGGTTTTGAAGAGTCGTGGGGCTTACTAA
- a CDS encoding sugar transferase — MRGITGLWQVSGRNDTEYDNRVQLDKEYSARQSIGFDAWIILKTIPVILFRKGAY, encoded by the coding sequence ATGCGTGGAATTACTGGGCTTTGGCAGGTGAGCGGGAGAAATGATACGGAGTATGACAATCGGGTGCAATTGGATAAAGAGTATTCTGCTAGGCAATCTATTGGGTTTGATGCTTGGATTATTTTGAAAACTATTCCCGTAATTTTGTTTAGAAAGGGTGCTTATTAG
- a CDS encoding sugar transferase, producing the protein MELAKKMSISSPLTPHASRLTPDAPLPASNISHLTSPKISRSYLISKRVFDVTFAVLLLPFLSINSKGPVFFGHERIGYQGEDFKLKNDPRITKIGKFLRKTSLDELPQILMERVYLSWLH; encoded by the coding sequence ATGGAACTAGCCAAAAAAATGAGTATATCTTCACCTCTAACTCCTCACGCCTCACGCCTGACGCCTGACGCTCCTCTTCCTGCGTCTAACATCTCACATCTTACATCTCCCAAGATCTCCCGCTCCTATTTGATCAGTAAACGTGTTTTTGATGTTACGTTTGCCGTTTTACTTCTCCCGTTTCTTTCAATAAATTCGAAGGGGCCGGTGTTTTTTGGGCATGAAAGAATTGGCTACCAGGGCGAAGATTTTAAGCTAAAAAATGATCCGCGTATTACAAAAATAGGAAAGTTTTTGAGAAAGACTAGCTTGGATGAATTGCCTCAAATTTTAATGGAAAGGGTTTATTTATCATGGCTTCATTGA
- a CDS encoding glycosyltransferase family 9 protein, which yields MGIPILIILGFVKRLLKSKKNKSINKIGIYKEVGIGDLILATAAIKALRSFYPNAEIVLFCNPSNFVVSGFIPWVSKVVVVQPSNPVGIIGAFRKEKLDVLFDMGAWPRINAICSVLSGAKRVVGFKTPGQYRHYAYDLKVPHSTNIHEYENYLSLVSCFVERLNDFKPSLEVKINTNIPERITSKKYIVFHIKSGGFVGHFREWPIDYWKSLAKYFVSLGLSIILTGSEQDKYHNELVIEKIDGVINQNIINAAGVFSFEELASVLYYSQVVITVDTGILHYAAVIGAKVISLHGPSNPKRWGGVGPNVYPLVPSKEGCCFLNYGFEFKNRATDCMNYITVENVVSEFNKINVSG from the coding sequence TTGGGTATTCCAATTCTCATTATTTTGGGGTTTGTTAAGAGATTGCTCAAGTCCAAAAAAAATAAAAGTATTAATAAAATAGGAATATATAAAGAAGTTGGGATTGGAGATTTGATTCTTGCAACAGCCGCCATAAAAGCGCTAAGAAGTTTTTATCCTAATGCTGAAATAGTATTGTTTTGCAACCCGTCTAACTTTGTGGTTTCAGGGTTTATTCCTTGGGTAAGTAAGGTCGTTGTTGTTCAACCTAGTAATCCAGTTGGAATTATCGGGGCGTTTAGAAAAGAAAAATTGGATGTTTTGTTTGATATGGGTGCTTGGCCTCGAATAAATGCTATATGCTCTGTGTTGTCGGGTGCTAAACGAGTAGTGGGTTTTAAAACTCCTGGGCAGTATAGGCATTATGCTTATGACTTGAAAGTTCCTCACAGCACTAACATTCATGAATATGAAAATTATTTAAGTTTAGTTTCTTGTTTTGTGGAAAGATTAAATGATTTTAAACCTAGTTTAGAAGTTAAAATAAATACAAATATTCCAGAAAGAATTACTAGTAAGAAATACATTGTTTTTCATATTAAGTCAGGGGGATTCGTGGGGCATTTTAGAGAATGGCCCATTGATTACTGGAAGTCACTAGCAAAATATTTTGTTTCTCTCGGTCTAAGTATAATTTTGACAGGCTCGGAACAGGATAAATATCATAACGAATTGGTCATCGAAAAAATAGATGGTGTTATCAATCAAAATATAATTAATGCAGCTGGTGTCTTTAGTTTTGAGGAATTAGCTTCTGTGCTTTATTATTCACAAGTTGTGATTACTGTTGATACAGGGATATTGCATTATGCTGCAGTAATTGGTGCAAAGGTAATTTCTTTGCATGGTCCATCAAATCCTAAAAGATGGGGAGGAGTTGGACCAAATGTTTATCCTTTAGTGCCAAGCAAAGAAGGTTGTTGTTTTTTAAATTATGGGTTTGAATTTAAAAATAGAGCAACAGATTGTATGAATTATATTACTGTTGAAAATGTTGTTTCTGAATTCAATAAGATAAATGTAAGCGGTTGA